One part of the Dermacentor silvarum isolate Dsil-2018 chromosome 6, BIME_Dsil_1.4, whole genome shotgun sequence genome encodes these proteins:
- the LOC119456800 gene encoding clavesin-2, whose translation MLGTYTKRSTNDVYDTSEGALPFRLQRIAEEDLGETPTRRKESLEMLAKLISEEPELDARRDAEFLLRFLRVRKYNVEAAMQTIRNYYYNRCACDSVYREYLPSAVPPFARKLAMVLPGKDRHGRPVFLCNIVVGAWNPKEVTQAVFQRACLMCLDFMTSDPSAQTVGMVLIMDCQLFAVENALSFKPGLIKRGIEYLQDCMPSRLKAFHVVRQANAFDIFYAIMKPFMKSKLTRRFKFHGENFESLHEEISPEQLPAQFGGQAPPLDYDTFWSKMDELEDAFEADNRYGYSKKNIGDFATQEEVEEALEFL comes from the exons ATGCTGGGGACGTACACGAAAAGATCTACCAACGATGTGTACGACACATCAGAAGGAGCGCTCCCCTTTCGTCTGCAGCGTATCGCAGAAGAAGATCTCGGCGAAACGCCTACGAGGAGGAAAGAATCGTTGGAGATGCTAGCCAAGCTTATATCAG AGGAGCCAGAGCTAGACGCGAGAAGGGATGCCGAGTTTCTCCTCCGTTTCCTGCGCGTGCGCAAGTACAACGTGGAGGCGGCCATGCAGACCATCAGAAACTACTACTACAACCGGTGCGCCTGCGATTCCGTCTACCGCGAGTATTTGCCCTCGGCGGTGCCCCCCTTTGCTCGGAAACTCGCCATGGTTCTGCCAGGCAAAGATCGACATGGACGTCCAGTCTTTCTCTGCAATATAG TTGTAGGCGCATGGAATCCGAAGGAGGTAACGCAGGCCGTCTTTCAACGCGCCTGTCTCATGTGCCTGGATTTCATGACGTCGGATCCGTCGGCACAGACTGTCGGTATGGTCCTGATCATGGACTGCCAGCTTTTTGCCGTAGAAAACGCTCTGTCGTTTAAGCCTGGTCTCATCAAGAGGGGGATTGAATACCTGCAG GATTGCATGCCGTCCAGGTTGAAAGCTTTCCACGTCGTTCGACAGGCGAATGCTTTCGACATATTTTACGCTATCATGAAGCCTTTCATGAAGAGCAAACTGACCAGAAGG TTTAAATTTCACGGGGAAAACTTCGAGAGTCTCCACGAGGAAATTTCACCGGAACAACTTCCGGCACAGTTTGGCGGCCAGGCGCCGCCACTCGACTACGATACGTTCTGGAGTAAAATGGACGAGTTGGAAGATGCATTTGAAGCAGATAACCGCTACGGCTACTCCAAGAAGAACATCGGCGACTTTGCTACGCAGGAGGAAGTTGAAGAAGCTTTGGAATTTCTCTGA